A section of the Streptomyces sp. NBC_00178 genome encodes:
- the lpdA gene encoding dihydrolipoyl dehydrogenase — protein MANDASTVFDLVILGGGSGGYAAALRGAQLGLDVALIEKGKVGGTCLHNGCIPTKALLHAGEIADQAREAEQFGVKATFEGIDMAAVHKYKDDVISGLYKGLQGLIASRKVHYIEGEGRLSSPTSVDVNGQRVQGRHVLLATGSVPKSLPGLEIDGNRIISSDHALKLDRVPKSAIVLGGGVIGVEFASAWKSFGTDITIVEGLKHLVPVEDENSSKLLERAFRKRGIKFNLGTFFDKAEYTQDGVKVSLADGKTFEAEVLLVAIGRGPVSQGLGYEEAGVAMDRGYVLVDEYMQTNVPTISAVGDLVPTLQLAHVGFAEGILVAERLAGLKTVPVDYDGVPKVTYCHPEVASVGITEAKAKEIYGADKVVALKYNLAGNGKSKILKTAGEIKLVQVKDGAVVGVHMVGDRMGEQVGEAQLIYNWEALPAEVAQLIHAHPTQNEAMGEAHLALAGKPLHSHD, from the coding sequence GTGGCGAACGACGCCAGCACCGTTTTCGACCTAGTGATCCTCGGCGGTGGCAGTGGCGGTTACGCCGCGGCCCTGCGCGGAGCTCAGCTGGGCCTGGACGTCGCACTGATCGAGAAGGGCAAGGTCGGCGGCACCTGCCTGCACAACGGCTGCATCCCCACGAAGGCGCTGCTGCACGCCGGCGAGATCGCCGACCAGGCCCGCGAGGCCGAGCAGTTCGGCGTGAAGGCCACCTTCGAGGGCATCGACATGGCGGCCGTCCACAAGTACAAGGACGACGTGATCTCGGGCCTCTACAAGGGCCTGCAGGGACTCATCGCCTCGCGCAAGGTCCACTACATCGAGGGTGAGGGACGCCTGTCGTCGCCCACCTCGGTGGACGTGAACGGCCAGCGCGTGCAGGGGCGCCACGTGCTCCTGGCGACCGGCTCCGTGCCGAAGTCGCTGCCGGGTCTGGAGATCGACGGCAACCGCATCATCTCCTCGGACCACGCGCTGAAGCTGGACCGCGTGCCCAAGTCCGCGATCGTCCTGGGCGGCGGCGTCATCGGCGTCGAGTTCGCCTCGGCGTGGAAGTCCTTCGGCACCGACATCACGATCGTCGAGGGCCTGAAGCACCTGGTCCCGGTCGAGGACGAGAACAGCTCGAAGCTCCTGGAGCGCGCGTTCCGCAAGCGCGGCATCAAGTTCAACCTCGGCACCTTCTTCGACAAGGCCGAGTACACGCAGGACGGCGTCAAGGTCTCCCTCGCCGACGGCAAGACCTTCGAGGCGGAGGTGCTGCTGGTCGCGATCGGCCGCGGCCCCGTTTCCCAGGGTCTGGGCTACGAGGAGGCGGGGGTCGCGATGGACCGCGGCTACGTCCTCGTCGACGAGTACATGCAGACCAACGTCCCGACGATCTCGGCCGTGGGCGACCTGGTCCCGACCCTCCAGCTCGCGCACGTCGGCTTCGCCGAGGGCATCCTCGTGGCGGAGCGTCTGGCCGGCCTCAAGACCGTGCCCGTCGACTACGACGGCGTGCCGAAGGTGACGTACTGCCACCCCGAGGTCGCCTCGGTCGGCATCACCGAGGCCAAGGCCAAGGAGATCTACGGCGCGGACAAGGTCGTCGCGCTCAAGTACAACCTGGCGGGCAACGGCAAGAGCAAGATCCTGAAGACCGCGGGCGAGATCAAGCTCGTCCAGGTCAAGGACGGTGCCGTGGTCGGCGTCCACATGGTCGGTGACCGTATGGGCGAGCAGGTCGGCGAAGCCCAGCTGATCTACAACTGGGAGGCGCTGCCGGCCGAGGTCGCGCAGCTCATCCACGCCCACCCGACGCAGAACGAGGCCATGGGCGAGGCCCACCTGGCCCTGGCCGGCAAGCCTCTCCACTCCCACGACTGA
- the sucB gene encoding 2-oxoglutarate dehydrogenase, E2 component, dihydrolipoamide succinyltransferase, with amino-acid sequence MSVSVTLPALGESVTEGTVTRWLKAEGERVEADEPLLEVSTDKVDTEIPAPASGILSSIKVAEDETVEVGAELAVIDDGSGAPAAESAPAAEPEAAPAPAAEEPAAEAPAPEAPAAQAPAPAAAPAGGASGTDVTLPALGESVTEGTVTRWLKEVGEEVAEDEPLLEVSTDKVDTEIPAPVAGVLLEIVVGEDETAEVGAKLAVIGAPGAAPAAAPAEAAPAPAAAPAPAPAAPAPAAQAPAPAAPAPAPAPAAPAAPAPAAPAPAPAPAAPAPAPAAQAPAAPAAPSGDDGAYVTPLVRKLAAENGVDLGSVKGTGVGGRIRKQDVAAAAEAAKAAAAPAPAAAAPAAKAAPKLEASPLRGQTVKMTRMRKLIGDNMMKALHSQAQLTTVLEVDITKLMKLRNQAKESFAAREGVKLSPMPFFVKAAAQALKAHPVVNARINEDEGTVTYFDSENIGIAVDAEKGLMTPVIKGAGDLNIAGIAKKTAELAGKARGGGLTPDDMSGATFTVSNTGSRGALFDTVIVPPNQAAILGIGATVKRPAVIETAEGTVIGIRDMTYLSLSYDHRLVDGADAARYLTTVKAILEAGEFEVELGL; translated from the coding sequence ATGTCGGTTTCCGTAACCCTTCCGGCGCTCGGCGAGAGCGTCACCGAGGGCACTGTCACCCGTTGGCTGAAGGCCGAGGGCGAGCGCGTCGAGGCCGACGAGCCGCTGCTCGAGGTCTCGACCGACAAGGTCGACACCGAGATCCCGGCCCCCGCGTCGGGCATCCTCTCGTCGATCAAGGTCGCCGAGGACGAGACCGTCGAGGTCGGCGCCGAGCTGGCCGTCATCGACGACGGCTCGGGCGCACCCGCGGCCGAGTCCGCGCCGGCCGCCGAGCCGGAGGCCGCTCCGGCCCCGGCCGCCGAGGAGCCCGCCGCCGAGGCCCCCGCCCCCGAGGCGCCCGCTGCCCAGGCCCCGGCCCCCGCAGCCGCTCCGGCCGGTGGTGCCTCCGGTACCGACGTCACCCTCCCCGCGCTCGGTGAGAGCGTCACCGAGGGCACCGTCACCCGCTGGCTGAAGGAGGTCGGCGAGGAGGTCGCGGAGGACGAGCCCCTGCTCGAGGTCTCCACGGACAAGGTCGACACCGAGATCCCCGCGCCGGTCGCCGGTGTGCTGCTGGAGATCGTCGTCGGTGAGGACGAGACCGCCGAGGTCGGCGCCAAGCTCGCCGTCATCGGTGCTCCGGGTGCCGCCCCCGCCGCCGCTCCGGCCGAGGCCGCTCCGGCCCCCGCCGCCGCTCCGGCACCGGCTCCGGCCGCTCCCGCCCCGGCCGCGCAGGCTCCGGCACCGGCCGCTCCGGCACCGGCACCGGCACCGGCGGCCCCCGCGGCTCCGGCACCCGCCGCGCCCGCTCCGGCCCCCGCGCCTGCCGCTCCGGCTCCGGCTCCGGCCGCGCAGGCACCGGCCGCCCCGGCCGCGCCCTCCGGTGACGACGGCGCGTACGTCACGCCGCTGGTCCGCAAGCTCGCCGCCGAGAACGGCGTCGACCTGGGCTCGGTCAAGGGCACCGGCGTCGGTGGCCGCATCCGCAAGCAGGACGTCGCCGCCGCCGCGGAGGCCGCCAAGGCCGCCGCGGCTCCGGCTCCGGCCGCAGCCGCTCCCGCGGCCAAGGCCGCGCCGAAGCTGGAGGCGTCCCCGCTGCGCGGTCAGACGGTCAAGATGACCCGCATGCGCAAGCTCATCGGCGACAACATGATGAAGGCGCTGCACTCGCAGGCCCAGCTGACCACGGTCCTCGAGGTCGACATCACCAAGCTGATGAAGCTGCGCAACCAGGCGAAGGAGTCCTTCGCCGCCCGTGAGGGCGTCAAGCTGTCCCCGATGCCGTTCTTCGTGAAGGCGGCGGCCCAGGCGCTGAAGGCCCACCCGGTCGTCAACGCCCGGATCAACGAGGACGAGGGCACCGTCACGTACTTCGACTCGGAGAACATCGGCATCGCCGTGGACGCCGAGAAGGGTCTGATGACCCCGGTCATCAAGGGTGCGGGCGACCTGAACATCGCCGGTATCGCGAAGAAGACCGCCGAGCTGGCCGGCAAGGCACGCGGTGGCGGCCTCACTCCGGACGACATGTCCGGCGCGACCTTCACCGTCAGCAACACCGGTTCGCGCGGCGCGCTGTTCGACACGGTCATCGTGCCTCCGAACCAGGCCGCCATCCTGGGCATCGGTGCCACGGTCAAGCGTCCGGCGGTCATCGAGACGGCGGAGGGCACGGTCATCGGCATCCGTGACATGACCTACCTCTCCCTGTCCTACGACCACCGTCTGGTGGACGGCGCGGACGCCGCCCGTTACCTGACCACGGTCAAGGCGATCCTCGAGGCGGGCGAGTTCGAGGTCGAGCTCGGTCTCTGA
- a CDS encoding GntR family transcriptional regulator: MTPPVVHSLREQIREHIVEGIVSGRWKPGERIVERRIATELEVSQTPVREALRELETLRLIESAPNKGVRVRSLTAADLEESYPVRAGLEQIAAELAAPALAEDCSALAPHVAALYEADRLADGEAQVRHTVAFHREMVRAAGNAVLLHTWEGLGIEVFTALSIRWLGTVQKSYAEEHEALIDAFLRRDPQIAVLVKEHVLGCAPRA, from the coding sequence ATGACCCCGCCCGTCGTCCACTCGCTGCGCGAACAGATCCGCGAGCACATCGTGGAGGGAATAGTCAGCGGGCGCTGGAAGCCGGGCGAGCGGATCGTGGAGCGCCGCATCGCGACGGAGCTGGAGGTCAGCCAGACCCCGGTGCGCGAGGCGCTGCGGGAGCTGGAGACGCTGCGGCTGATCGAGTCGGCCCCCAACAAGGGTGTCCGGGTGCGCAGCCTCACGGCGGCGGACCTGGAGGAGAGCTATCCCGTACGGGCGGGGCTGGAGCAGATCGCGGCCGAGCTCGCGGCTCCGGCCCTCGCCGAGGACTGCTCGGCGCTCGCGCCGCACGTGGCGGCCCTCTACGAGGCGGACCGGCTGGCCGACGGCGAGGCGCAGGTGCGGCACACGGTCGCCTTCCACCGCGAGATGGTGCGGGCCGCCGGGAACGCCGTGCTGCTGCACACCTGGGAGGGGCTGGGCATCGAGGTGTTCACGGCGCTGTCGATCCGCTGGCTGGGCACGGTGCAGAAGTCGTACGCCGAGGAGCACGAGGCTCTCATCGACGCGTTCCTGCGGCGGGACCCGCAGATCGCCGTCCTCGTGAAGGAGCACGTCCTCGGGTGCGCCCCGCGCGCGTGA